The following proteins come from a genomic window of Legionella cherrii:
- a CDS encoding carbon-nitrogen hydrolase family protein — MARAALVQMVSSAHVAENLQQVEQLIKQARDEQAELVLLPENFAFMGLHETDKLQIGEVFGVGPIQEKISQLAKELGLWIIAGTIPLKGMGSKVRASCLVYDAQGKCAARYDKIHLFDVSVSAGEAYKESMSIERGHDLALVDTPIGKIGLTVCYDLRFPELYQLLMLKGAQLFTVPSAFTAVTGLAHWEVLLRARAIENLCYVLAANQGGRHENGRSTFGHSMVVDPWGKVLTQKEIGVGVVTAEIDLQNQQELRRNFPCLEHHVLNL; from the coding sequence ATGGCACGGGCAGCATTAGTACAAATGGTTTCCTCAGCACATGTTGCTGAGAATCTACAACAGGTGGAACAACTCATTAAGCAAGCCCGTGACGAACAGGCAGAACTGGTACTTTTACCTGAAAATTTTGCATTTATGGGGCTTCATGAAACCGATAAATTGCAGATTGGTGAAGTTTTTGGTGTAGGTCCAATACAAGAAAAAATCAGTCAATTGGCAAAAGAATTGGGTTTGTGGATTATTGCCGGAACAATCCCTCTTAAAGGCATGGGCTCTAAAGTGCGTGCTAGTTGTTTGGTTTATGACGCCCAAGGTAAGTGCGCTGCGCGTTACGATAAAATTCATTTATTTGATGTAAGCGTCTCGGCAGGAGAGGCATATAAAGAATCGATGTCTATTGAGCGCGGGCATGATTTGGCTCTGGTAGATACCCCGATTGGAAAAATTGGATTGACGGTTTGTTATGATTTACGTTTTCCAGAACTTTATCAACTCCTGATGTTGAAAGGAGCGCAATTGTTTACCGTCCCTTCAGCATTTACAGCAGTAACAGGTCTTGCTCATTGGGAAGTATTGTTGCGAGCCCGAGCGATTGAAAATCTTTGTTATGTTTTAGCAGCCAACCAAGGGGGGCGGCATGAAAATGGGCGTAGTACTTTTGGTCATAGCATGGTTGTTGATCCTTGGGGAAAAGTCCTGACACAGAAAGAAATAGGTGTGGGTGTAGTGACGGCAGAGATAGATTTACAAAATCAGCAGGAATTACGTCGAAATTTCCCCTGTTTGGAACACCATGTATTAAACTTATAA
- a CDS encoding Bax inhibitor-1/YccA family protein, translating to MNRNDVTILTRRNESVLSSNKVLRNTYLLLGLTFLFSAFMAVLSLTSGARPMNPFLMIVGVYGLMFLTQALRNSVWGLVSVFAFTGFLGYTLGPVLNAYISHFSNGPQLIATALGGTGIIFFALSGYALTTKKDFSFLGGFLFVGMMVVLLAMIAGIFIHIPALQLAISAAFILISSGLILMQTSAIIHEGETNYISATVGLFVSIYNLFVSLLNILGAFSGRD from the coding sequence ATGAATCGAAATGATGTCACCATTCTTACACGACGTAATGAGTCAGTGCTTTCGAGTAATAAGGTACTGCGTAATACCTACCTATTATTAGGTCTGACATTTTTGTTCAGTGCGTTTATGGCAGTTTTATCTCTTACAAGCGGCGCACGTCCCATGAACCCTTTTCTCATGATAGTTGGTGTTTATGGTTTAATGTTTTTGACTCAAGCTTTAAGAAACAGCGTTTGGGGTTTAGTCAGTGTTTTTGCCTTTACCGGGTTCCTGGGGTATACCTTAGGACCAGTACTTAATGCCTATATTAGCCATTTCAGTAACGGCCCACAATTAATTGCAACGGCCTTAGGCGGTACTGGTATCATTTTCTTTGCATTATCTGGTTATGCATTAACAACGAAAAAAGATTTTAGCTTCCTGGGCGGATTTCTTTTTGTAGGTATGATGGTCGTTTTATTGGCGATGATTGCAGGAATTTTCATTCACATCCCTGCTTTGCAATTAGCCATTTCAGCTGCTTTCATACTTATTTCTTCAGGATTAATTCTCATGCAAACCAGTGCAATTATTCATGAAGGTGAAACCAATTACATTTCAGCTACAGTAGGTCTTTTTGTATCGATTTATAACTTGTTCGTCAGCTTGCTTAACATATTAGGTGCGTTTTCAGGCCGCGACTAG
- a CDS encoding 2-oxoacid:ferredoxin oxidoreductase subunit beta — protein sequence MNNNYKREDFANANEVRWCPGCGDYAILMALQKMLPDLGFAPEQHVFISGIGCAGRLPYYMNTYGFHTIHGRATAVATGLKALREDLCVWVITGDGDALSIGGNHLIHILRRNVNVNILLFNNQVYGLTKGQFSPTSQKGQVTKTSPKGVATEPVNPLALALASGATFVARAVDKDPVHLGTILRKAQEHQGCSFVEIYQDCNIFNHGAFDEFAVKSNRAENTVVLEEGQPLLFGVQKEKALHVKDEQLICAPADEKDVYHHDPSNFNAAMRLASLSFPDYPVPLGVYYQKSRDLFALPQEIRKTVNDLPELFRAKATWQQS from the coding sequence ATGAATAATAACTATAAACGTGAAGATTTCGCTAATGCAAATGAAGTTCGCTGGTGTCCTGGCTGTGGTGATTATGCCATTTTAATGGCGTTACAAAAAATGTTGCCTGATTTAGGGTTCGCTCCAGAACAGCATGTTTTTATTTCAGGAATAGGATGCGCAGGAAGGTTGCCTTACTACATGAATACGTATGGATTTCATACCATTCATGGTCGAGCTACAGCAGTTGCAACTGGATTAAAAGCACTTCGTGAAGATTTATGCGTTTGGGTAATTACCGGAGATGGTGACGCTTTAAGTATTGGCGGTAATCATTTGATTCATATTTTACGTCGTAACGTCAATGTTAATATTTTATTATTTAATAATCAGGTGTATGGTTTAACTAAAGGACAATTTTCACCCACATCACAAAAAGGCCAAGTAACCAAAACTTCTCCTAAGGGTGTAGCAACGGAACCGGTAAATCCGCTGGCCTTAGCGTTAGCGTCTGGTGCAACCTTCGTTGCTCGTGCTGTAGACAAAGATCCTGTTCATTTGGGCACTATATTAAGAAAAGCCCAGGAACATCAAGGCTGTTCATTTGTGGAAATCTATCAAGATTGCAATATTTTCAATCATGGTGCTTTTGATGAATTTGCGGTTAAAAGTAATCGAGCCGAAAATACAGTGGTATTGGAAGAAGGGCAACCCTTGCTATTTGGCGTACAAAAAGAGAAAGCATTGCATGTAAAAGATGAGCAATTGATCTGTGCCCCAGCTGATGAAAAGGATGTTTATCATCATGACCCCAGCAATTTCAATGCTGCAATGCGTCTTGCTTCGTTGTCTTTCCCGGATTATCCAGTCCCTTTGGGTGTGTATTATCAAAAATCTCGAGATTTGTTTGCCTTACCTCAAGAGATAAGAAAGACTGTAAATGATTTGCCTGAACTGTTCAGGGCGAAAGCCACATGGCAACAAAGTTAA
- a CDS encoding 2-oxoacid:acceptor oxidoreductase subunit alpha codes for MSTSDVIVIRITGDSGDGVQLVGEQLTISAALTGRDVRTLPDFPAEIRAPAGTVAGVSGFQLAMAEHAIFTAGESLDVLVALNPAALKNSLQHLNQGGLLIINEDSYQDKDWQRAGMDKSFLDNCAEHYQIISFPLITQTLQAVSSLELTKPQATKTKNFYVLGLVLWLFDLSTTACEAFITKKFKTNPMVAQANQFALLAGYNYGMTLELTRRDYMLGEVNRDVGEYRQITGVEAVGLALAAIATSTQVPMLVSGYPITPSSAILHECARLADYGVQLLQAEDEIAAICACIGAAYGGRLALTTTSGPGLDLKSESLGLAVVAELPLVLLDVQRAGASTGLPTKTSQSDLRQALYGRHGEAPLPVLAAQSAADCFNTVLEAFCLAVKYMTPVIVLLDAYLANAAEPWKIPEVASLKVPQIEFNRFPKPFTRDEFLSRSWNKPGTPGFIHQLGGLEKQGEEGRVSYDAENHQKMVLLRQQKINGIAREYGPLTIEGDANASIILIGWGSTYGSLKSAVLQCLEQGLAIAYVHLRHLNPLPEDLGAIVKKYDKVLVAELNSGHLCQIIRANYLVDAQVISQSNGQPFTVSHLVKTIKAEAHYE; via the coding sequence ATGTCAACATCTGACGTTATTGTAATTCGGATTACTGGGGATTCAGGTGATGGTGTCCAATTGGTGGGGGAGCAACTCACTATTAGTGCGGCACTTACTGGTCGTGATGTGCGGACTTTACCTGATTTTCCTGCAGAAATTCGAGCGCCAGCAGGCACGGTGGCTGGGGTTTCTGGTTTTCAACTGGCAATGGCAGAGCATGCTATTTTTACCGCGGGTGAGTCTCTTGATGTACTGGTTGCTTTAAATCCTGCTGCATTAAAAAATTCTTTGCAACATTTGAATCAAGGTGGTTTGCTCATTATCAATGAGGACAGCTATCAGGACAAAGACTGGCAAAGAGCTGGAATGGACAAGAGCTTTCTTGATAATTGCGCCGAGCATTATCAAATTATTTCATTTCCTTTAATTACCCAGACCTTACAAGCCGTGTCTTCGCTTGAATTAACAAAGCCGCAAGCGACAAAAACCAAGAATTTTTATGTTTTGGGTTTGGTACTGTGGTTATTTGATTTGTCCACAACAGCGTGCGAAGCATTCATTACCAAAAAATTCAAAACCAATCCTATGGTTGCTCAAGCCAATCAATTTGCTTTATTAGCGGGATACAATTATGGCATGACCCTAGAGTTAACACGCCGTGACTACATGCTAGGCGAAGTAAATCGGGATGTGGGGGAGTATCGACAAATTACAGGGGTTGAAGCAGTAGGCTTAGCACTTGCTGCAATTGCAACTTCAACGCAAGTTCCCATGTTAGTTTCAGGCTACCCGATTACACCTTCGTCAGCAATACTGCATGAATGTGCGCGTTTAGCTGATTATGGAGTGCAGTTATTGCAAGCAGAAGACGAAATTGCTGCCATTTGTGCTTGTATTGGTGCTGCATATGGTGGCAGATTGGCTTTAACGACAACTTCCGGACCGGGTTTGGATTTAAAAAGTGAAAGTCTTGGTTTGGCTGTAGTGGCTGAATTACCCCTGGTTTTACTTGATGTACAACGCGCAGGAGCTTCTACAGGATTGCCCACAAAAACAAGTCAAAGTGATTTACGACAAGCACTGTATGGGCGACATGGCGAAGCGCCATTACCGGTATTGGCAGCACAATCTGCAGCAGATTGTTTTAATACAGTTTTAGAAGCATTTTGTTTGGCGGTGAAATACATGACTCCAGTAATTGTTTTACTGGATGCTTATCTGGCTAATGCAGCGGAGCCATGGAAAATACCAGAGGTCGCGTCTTTAAAAGTACCTCAAATTGAATTTAACCGTTTTCCAAAGCCATTTACGCGGGATGAATTTTTAAGTCGTAGCTGGAATAAACCTGGGACGCCGGGATTTATTCATCAATTGGGCGGACTCGAAAAACAAGGTGAAGAGGGTCGGGTAAGTTATGATGCTGAGAATCACCAAAAAATGGTTCTTTTACGTCAACAGAAAATTAACGGTATTGCACGAGAATATGGTCCTTTGACGATTGAAGGGGATGCCAATGCATCAATCATCTTAATTGGTTGGGGCAGTACTTACGGCAGCTTAAAATCAGCAGTTTTGCAGTGCCTGGAACAAGGATTAGCGATTGCTTATGTGCATTTACGTCATCTCAATCCATTACCCGAGGATTTAGGCGCTATTGTAAAAAAATACGATAAAGTTTTGGTTGCTGAATTAAATTCAGGGCATTTATGCCAGATTATTCGGGCAAACTATTTGGTTGATGCGCAAGTGATAAGTCAATCGAATGGCCAGCCTTTTACTGTCAGTCATCTGGTGAAAACTATAAAAGCGGAAGCCCATTATGAATAA
- the pdxJ gene encoding pyridoxine 5'-phosphate synthase, which yields MNKPILLGVNIDHIATVRQARGTRYPDPVQAAMDAEEAGADGITLHMREDLRHIQARDVRLIKQVLQTRMNLELAVTDAMLDFAEEIAPEHTCLVPEKREEITTEGGLDVLTHRKSVENAVRRLQAIGSEVSLFIDPERDQITAAADVGAPVIELHTGCYADAVHVEQQQRELERIRHAAEYAASLNLIVNAGHGLNYHNVQPIAAINELHELNIGHAIIARALFCGMKEAVRHMRQLMQEARLYVNI from the coding sequence ATGAATAAGCCAATATTATTGGGTGTCAATATTGATCATATAGCTACTGTACGTCAAGCACGCGGAACCCGCTACCCTGATCCGGTGCAAGCTGCGATGGATGCAGAAGAAGCTGGTGCTGATGGTATTACTTTACATATGAGAGAAGATTTACGCCATATCCAGGCTCGCGATGTACGTTTGATTAAACAAGTATTACAAACGCGAATGAATCTTGAATTGGCAGTAACCGACGCGATGCTCGATTTTGCAGAAGAAATTGCACCTGAACATACGTGTTTGGTTCCAGAAAAGCGGGAAGAGATAACCACCGAAGGTGGCTTAGATGTGCTCACACATCGAAAATCGGTAGAAAATGCAGTAAGACGTTTGCAGGCTATAGGTAGTGAAGTTTCTTTATTTATTGATCCAGAACGTGATCAAATTACGGCTGCAGCAGATGTTGGCGCCCCTGTGATAGAATTGCATACAGGTTGTTATGCGGATGCTGTCCATGTTGAGCAACAACAGCGTGAATTAGAACGGATAAGACACGCTGCGGAATATGCGGCCAGCTTAAATTTGATAGTTAATGCAGGCCATGGTCTTAATTATCATAATGTACAACCTATAGCGGCTATAAATGAATTACACGAACTTAACATTGGCCATGCGATTATTGCCCGAGCTTTATTTTGTGGTATGAAAGAGGCAGTAAGACACATGCGTCAACTCATGCAGGAAGCAAGACTTTATGTCAACATCTGA
- the recO gene encoding DNA repair protein RecO, whose product MTTKTIEAWVLHKKWSGDTSAQVSFFTRELGLIQCLCKGGRTPKKQALLQPFTPLWVSLSERHERHYAQTVESISPTLYLTGSSLFAGLYVNEILYYALSPNYSDSSLFDAYLFTMNGLASTTERLMIEALLRRFEWTLLHACGYSFSLTQEARTANLIVEEVSYQFVAGEGFVEDSRGIPGAHILALAQDNLNEAPYLKSAKIIMRQAIDHLLGGREIKTRALYFAEVK is encoded by the coding sequence ATGACCACTAAGACGATAGAGGCTTGGGTTTTACATAAAAAATGGTCTGGGGATACGAGTGCTCAAGTTAGTTTTTTTACACGCGAGCTAGGATTGATCCAGTGCCTTTGTAAAGGGGGGCGCACCCCTAAAAAGCAAGCCCTTCTCCAACCGTTTACACCTTTATGGGTGAGTCTTTCAGAACGTCATGAGCGACATTATGCACAAACGGTTGAAAGTATTTCCCCAACACTTTACCTTACCGGCAGCTCGCTTTTTGCGGGCTTATATGTCAATGAAATTCTCTATTATGCACTAAGCCCTAACTATTCTGATTCAAGCTTATTTGATGCCTATCTATTTACTATGAATGGTCTTGCTTCTACCACGGAACGATTGATGATTGAAGCCTTGTTAAGGCGTTTTGAGTGGACTTTACTCCATGCATGTGGTTATTCCTTTTCATTAACGCAAGAAGCAAGAACGGCAAATTTAATTGTTGAAGAGGTATCTTATCAATTTGTTGCGGGTGAAGGCTTCGTTGAAGATAGTAGAGGAATTCCAGGCGCGCATATTCTTGCATTGGCACAAGATAATTTAAATGAAGCTCCCTATCTCAAATCAGCAAAAATAATTATGCGCCAAGCAATAGATCATCTTTTAGGTGGACGTGAGATTAAGACAAGAGCATTGTATTTTGCAGAAGTAAAATAA
- the era gene encoding GTPase Era produces the protein MTSYCGYIALVGRPNVGKSTLLNCILQQKVSITSRKPQTTRHSILGIRTEGDYQFVYVDTPGIHQGSKKAMNRMMNKTAISVLRDVDVIAFLVDGTHWQEEDEYVLSLVKQAKVPCILVVNKVDKIDDKTQLLPWIEQMSEKHEFAAIIPVSAKTGVQVDDLQDKLQNYLPEGPHLFPDDQLTDRSIKFLCAELLREKIFRFCGQELPYSVTVDIESYKDEGALVRIHALILVDKDNHKRMIIGDKGQKLKEMATNARMDMEKLLGKKVFLQCWCKVKSGWSDDERILKQLGYDH, from the coding sequence ATGACTAGTTATTGTGGTTATATCGCCTTGGTTGGTAGGCCTAATGTAGGTAAATCGACACTCCTCAATTGTATTTTGCAACAAAAAGTAAGCATTACCTCAAGAAAGCCACAAACAACCCGGCACAGTATCTTGGGGATACGTACTGAGGGTGATTACCAATTTGTTTATGTGGATACACCTGGAATCCATCAGGGAAGTAAAAAAGCAATGAATCGCATGATGAACAAAACAGCAATAAGTGTATTGCGTGATGTGGATGTGATTGCTTTTTTAGTTGATGGAACTCATTGGCAAGAAGAAGATGAATACGTTTTAAGTTTGGTCAAACAGGCCAAAGTACCTTGTATTTTGGTGGTTAATAAAGTAGATAAAATTGATGACAAAACGCAGTTATTGCCTTGGATAGAGCAAATGAGTGAAAAGCATGAGTTTGCCGCAATTATTCCTGTATCTGCAAAAACAGGGGTCCAAGTCGATGATCTGCAAGATAAATTACAGAATTATCTGCCCGAGGGACCTCATCTGTTTCCTGATGACCAATTGACTGATCGGTCTATCAAATTTTTATGTGCTGAATTATTGCGTGAAAAGATTTTCCGTTTTTGCGGACAAGAATTACCTTATTCTGTTACTGTAGACATAGAATCTTATAAGGATGAAGGCGCGCTTGTGCGCATTCATGCATTAATTCTTGTAGATAAAGACAATCATAAACGCATGATTATTGGTGATAAGGGACAAAAATTAAAGGAAATGGCAACCAATGCACGGATGGATATGGAAAAGCTATTAGGTAAAAAAGTATTCTTACAGTGCTGGTGCAAAGTAAAATCAGGCTGGTCGGATGACGAGCGCATATTAAAACAATTAGGCTATGACCACTAA
- a CDS encoding MerR family transcriptional regulator → MHDMTISEFAKLCEVGVETIRYYQRKGLLHVPLLKKEFGTGKIRRYGENDVSRLRFILLAKKAGFTLKEIKELLDFDAKNDRERVRDMAEKRIEKLNLKINELTEARNTLSLLVAKCRESISSPCPILMTFEKS, encoded by the coding sequence ATGCATGATATGACAATTAGTGAATTTGCTAAATTATGTGAAGTTGGGGTTGAAACCATACGTTATTATCAACGTAAAGGTCTACTTCATGTCCCGTTGCTTAAGAAAGAATTTGGAACTGGAAAAATAAGACGTTATGGTGAGAATGATGTAAGCCGTTTGAGGTTTATCCTGTTAGCTAAAAAAGCAGGCTTTACTCTAAAAGAAATAAAAGAATTGTTAGATTTTGATGCTAAAAATGATCGGGAGCGTGTAAGAGACATGGCTGAAAAGCGTATTGAAAAACTTAATTTAAAAATTAATGAGTTAACAGAGGCTCGTAACACGCTATCACTTTTGGTAGCAAAATGTAGAGAGAGTATTTCTTCGCCTTGTCCGATTCTTATGACTTTTGAAAAAAGTTAA
- a CDS encoding MauE/DoxX family redox-associated membrane protein: MSNTSMKKAILYRMAMKHHVCPYGLKARDLLQRQGYEVEDNWLSTREQVDAFKQKHDVKTTPQTFIHGERIGGYDDLRRHFKKKLRDPKETSYRPVIVLFVMTAMMAMSVSYAFFGNLFTVRALGWFVAFSMTVLALLKLQNIESFSTMFLNYDLLAKRWVPYSYIYPYAEGLAGLLMISGALNWFSIPVALFIGTVGSLSVFKAVYIDKRELKCACVGGDSNVPLGFISLTENLMMIGMALFMLIM, from the coding sequence ATGAGCAATACCTCAATGAAAAAAGCAATTCTGTATCGCATGGCGATGAAACATCATGTTTGTCCCTATGGCCTTAAAGCTAGAGATTTATTGCAGCGCCAAGGTTATGAGGTGGAAGATAATTGGCTATCAACACGTGAGCAAGTCGATGCGTTTAAGCAAAAGCACGATGTGAAAACCACACCTCAAACTTTTATCCATGGAGAGCGGATTGGGGGTTATGATGATTTGCGACGTCACTTTAAAAAGAAGTTAAGAGATCCTAAAGAAACAAGTTATCGACCAGTCATTGTACTTTTTGTAATGACTGCGATGATGGCAATGTCAGTGAGTTACGCATTCTTTGGTAACCTGTTTACAGTACGTGCTTTAGGCTGGTTTGTTGCTTTTAGCATGACAGTTCTTGCTCTATTAAAATTACAGAATATCGAAAGTTTTTCAACGATGTTTCTAAACTATGATCTCTTGGCTAAACGTTGGGTTCCTTATAGCTATATTTATCCATATGCTGAGGGTTTAGCAGGTCTATTAATGATTTCAGGAGCACTAAATTGGTTTTCCATTCCAGTTGCCTTATTTATTGGAACTGTAGGTTCACTTTCTGTGTTTAAAGCCGTTTATATCGACAAACGTGAGCTAAAATGCGCCTGTGTGGGAGGTGACAGTAACGTACCTTTAGGATTTATTTCACTCACTGAAAACCTAATGATGATTGGAATGGCTTTATTCATGTTGATTATGTAA
- a CDS encoding bifunctional 4-hydroxy-2-oxoglutarate aldolase/2-dehydro-3-deoxy-phosphogluconate aldolase: MILDKLLGNQSVIISLDVDNFLFERLQQIKDAGFDLVEINSTDQKLLAQAVARYPSLKIGAGGVIDTQQLENCYQASVHFATSPGYLPEIAQTANVYSFNYLPGVATISEAMAVMSLGYTHVRPFPADLAFCTLLNKCLPHLKLFPAEIEWEEAEHFLNLPAVAAVSIHNPDTKQLNALTTSILA; encoded by the coding sequence ATGATCTTAGATAAGTTACTGGGCAATCAATCTGTAATTATATCACTGGATGTAGACAATTTTTTGTTTGAACGATTACAACAAATTAAAGATGCTGGTTTTGACTTGGTTGAAATTAATTCAACCGATCAAAAATTATTAGCTCAAGCAGTTGCCCGCTACCCATCTCTTAAAATTGGTGCTGGCGGTGTGATTGATACCCAACAACTTGAAAATTGTTATCAGGCAAGTGTGCATTTTGCAACTAGCCCTGGTTATTTACCCGAAATTGCACAAACAGCCAACGTTTACTCATTCAATTACCTACCCGGAGTGGCTACCATTTCAGAAGCAATGGCAGTGATGAGTCTTGGTTACACGCATGTTCGCCCGTTTCCTGCGGATTTGGCTTTTTGTACCCTTTTAAATAAATGCCTTCCTCATCTCAAATTATTCCCCGCTGAAATTGAATGGGAAGAAGCAGAACATTTCCTGAATTTACCTGCAGTAGCCGCAGTGAGTATACATAATCCAGATACAAAACAGCTCAACGCGCTTACAACAAGCATTTTGGCCTAG
- the lspA gene encoding signal peptidase II — protein MKKWPWFLLSFAVIVFDQASKYLVGVLLTPYKPLPVFPMFNLTLAYNSGAAFSFLSGAGDWHRWFFAGFSLIVSMILAIWLYRTASQAKLLLAGISLILGGAVGNLFDRAFHGYVIDFLDVYYKHHHFATFNLADSAICIGAGFFLLDLLVNKQDS, from the coding sequence ATGAAAAAATGGCCATGGTTTTTACTTAGTTTTGCAGTAATTGTTTTTGATCAAGCAAGCAAATACTTGGTAGGGGTGCTTCTAACTCCGTATAAACCATTGCCTGTTTTTCCCATGTTTAATCTTACCCTGGCCTATAACTCTGGCGCGGCATTTAGTTTTTTAAGCGGTGCTGGAGATTGGCACAGATGGTTTTTTGCCGGTTTTAGTCTGATCGTAAGTATGATACTTGCCATCTGGTTGTATCGTACTGCAAGCCAGGCTAAATTGCTTTTAGCTGGAATCAGCCTCATTTTAGGGGGGGCAGTGGGTAATTTGTTCGATAGAGCCTTTCATGGTTATGTGATTGATTTTCTTGATGTCTATTACAAACATCATCATTTCGCTACTTTTAACCTAGCTGACAGCGCGATTTGTATCGGTGCTGGATTCTTTCTTTTGGATTTATTGGTGAATAAACAGGATTCCTAA